In Mixta intestinalis, the following are encoded in one genomic region:
- the prmB gene encoding 50S ribosomal protein L3 N(5)-glutamine methyltransferase: MDKIFVDEAVNELHTIQDMLRWAVSRFTAANIWYGHGTDNPWDEAVQLVLPTLYLPLDIPEDMRNARLTSSERHRIVERVIRRVNERIPVAYLTNKAWFCGHEFYVDERVLVPRSPIGELINNRFAGLLNQSPQHILDMCTGSACIAIACAYAFPEAEVDAVDLSVDALAVAEQNIEDHGLIHHVTPIRSDLFRDLPKLQYDLIVTNPPYVDADDMDDLPGEYRHEPELGLAAGSDGLKLVRRILACAPDYLQEEGVLICEVGNSMVHMIEQYPDVPFTWLEFDNGGDGVFMLTREQIVNAQHHFKYFKD; encoded by the coding sequence GTGGACAAAATTTTCGTCGATGAAGCAGTGAATGAGCTGCACACCATTCAGGACATGCTGCGCTGGGCGGTCAGTCGTTTTACCGCTGCCAATATCTGGTATGGCCACGGCACGGATAATCCCTGGGACGAAGCTGTTCAGCTGGTTTTGCCAACCCTGTACCTGCCGCTCGATATTCCTGAAGATATGCGCAATGCGCGTCTGACCTCCAGCGAGCGTCATCGTATCGTTGAACGCGTGATTCGCCGCGTGAACGAACGTATTCCGGTCGCCTATCTTACCAATAAAGCCTGGTTTTGCGGTCACGAGTTCTATGTGGATGAACGCGTGCTGGTGCCGCGTTCTCCGATTGGCGAGCTGATCAACAACCGCTTTGCTGGTCTGTTGAACCAGTCGCCGCAGCATATTCTGGATATGTGTACCGGCAGTGCCTGCATCGCTATCGCCTGCGCTTACGCTTTCCCGGAGGCAGAGGTGGATGCGGTGGATCTCTCTGTCGACGCGCTGGCGGTTGCCGAGCAGAACATTGAAGATCACGGGCTGATCCATCACGTCACGCCGATCCGCTCCGATCTGTTCCGCGATCTGCCGAAGCTGCAATACGATCTGATCGTGACCAATCCGCCCTATGTGGATGCCGATGATATGGACGATCTGCCGGGCGAGTATCGCCATGAGCCGGAGCTGGGCCTGGCGGCGGGCAGCGATGGCCTGAAGCTGGTGCGGCGCATTCTCGCCTGCGCGCCTGATTATCTTCAGGAGGAGGGCGTGTTGATTTGTGAAGTCGGCAACAGCATGGTGCATATGATTGAGCAGTATCCCGATGTGCCTTTTACCTGGCTGGAGTTTGATAACGGTGGCGACGGCGTCTTTATGCTCACCCGCGAGCAGATTGTAAACGCACAACATCACTTTAAATATTTCAAAGATTAA
- the aroC gene encoding chorismate synthase: MAGNTIGEIFRVTTFGESHGIALGCIVDGVPPGIPLTEADLQHDLDRRRPGTSRYTTQRREPDQVRILSGVFDGVTTGTSIGLLIENTDQRSQDYGAIKDLFRPGHADYTYEQKYGLRDYRGGGRSSARETAMRVAAGAIAKKYLRMKFGVEVRGYLAQMGDIACELKAWDQVEQNPFFCPDPDKLEALDELMRALKKEGDSIGAKVTVVADHVPPGLGEPVFDRLDADLAHALMSINAVKGVEIGDGFAVVNQRGSQHRDEIRTSGFQSNHAGGILGGISSGQPLIAHLAMKPTSSITVPGKTITRDGEEVEMITKGRHDPCVGIRAVPIAEAMMAIVLMDHLLRHRAQCADVSTTIPRWSV, encoded by the coding sequence ATGGCAGGCAACACGATTGGAGAGATTTTTCGCGTCACCACCTTTGGTGAGTCGCATGGCATTGCGCTGGGTTGCATCGTCGATGGCGTGCCGCCGGGCATTCCGCTCACCGAGGCGGATTTGCAGCACGATCTTGACCGGCGTCGTCCGGGCACCTCGCGCTACACCACCCAACGCCGTGAACCGGACCAGGTGCGCATTCTGTCCGGCGTGTTTGACGGTGTTACTACCGGCACCAGCATTGGCCTGCTGATCGAAAATACCGATCAGCGTTCGCAGGATTACGGTGCGATTAAAGATCTTTTTCGCCCCGGTCATGCCGATTACACCTATGAGCAGAAATATGGCCTGCGCGACTATCGCGGCGGCGGGCGCTCATCGGCGCGTGAAACGGCGATGCGCGTAGCGGCGGGCGCGATTGCGAAAAAATATCTACGCATGAAGTTTGGCGTCGAGGTACGCGGCTATCTGGCGCAGATGGGCGATATTGCCTGTGAGCTGAAAGCGTGGGATCAGGTGGAGCAGAATCCGTTCTTCTGCCCCGATCCCGATAAGCTGGAGGCGCTGGACGAACTGATGCGCGCGCTGAAAAAAGAGGGCGACTCTATCGGCGCGAAGGTCACCGTGGTGGCGGATCACGTACCGCCGGGTCTCGGCGAGCCGGTCTTCGATCGTCTTGATGCCGATCTGGCGCATGCGCTGATGAGCATTAACGCGGTGAAGGGCGTGGAAATCGGCGATGGCTTCGCGGTGGTTAACCAGCGCGGCAGCCAGCATCGCGACGAGATCCGTACCAGCGGTTTTCAGAGCAATCATGCCGGTGGCATTCTGGGCGGCATCAGCAGCGGTCAGCCGCTGATTGCTCACCTGGCGATGAAGCCCACCTCCAGTATTACCGTGCCGGGTAAAACCATTACCCGTGATGGGGAAGAGGTGGAGATGATCACCAAAGGGCGCCACGATCCCTGTGTCGGTATCCGCGCCGTGCCGATCGCCGAGGCGATGATGGCGATCGTGCTGATGGATCACCTGCTGCGTCATCGCGCCCAGTGTGCCGATGTCTCTACCACTATTCCGCGTTGGTCAGTATGA
- a CDS encoding sulfite exporter TauE/SafE family protein, which yields MDWWIVSPGMLGVLFVIAMLASFIDSIAGGGGLLTVPALLSAGLSPAQVLATNKLQAVGGSFSASLYFVRRGAVKLREQRLNIAMTFIGALCGTLLVQHIHSGFLRQVLPLLIIGIGLYFLLMPRLGEEDRQRRLDGLAFALVAGGTVGFYDGFFGPGAGSFYALAFVTLAGFNLAKSTAHAKVLNFTSNLTSLLFFILGGKVVWSVGLVMLLGSVCGARLGARMVLARGQTLIRPMVVIVAVVMSSKLLYEDYGAAIGQWLSHFG from the coding sequence ATGGACTGGTGGATCGTCTCTCCCGGTATGCTGGGTGTGCTGTTTGTTATCGCCATGCTGGCCTCGTTTATCGATTCGATTGCGGGCGGCGGCGGTTTGTTGACCGTCCCTGCGTTGCTTTCCGCCGGGCTGTCGCCCGCGCAGGTGCTGGCGACCAATAAATTGCAGGCGGTCGGTGGCTCTTTTTCCGCCAGCCTCTATTTTGTCCGTCGTGGCGCGGTAAAGCTGCGCGAGCAGCGGCTCAATATCGCAATGACCTTTATCGGTGCGCTCTGCGGCACGCTGCTGGTGCAGCATATCCACTCCGGCTTTCTGCGGCAGGTGCTGCCACTGTTGATTATTGGTATCGGTCTTTACTTCCTGTTGATGCCACGACTGGGAGAGGAGGATCGTCAGCGGCGGCTGGATGGCCTGGCTTTTGCACTGGTAGCGGGCGGTACGGTTGGTTTCTATGACGGTTTTTTCGGCCCTGGTGCCGGCTCGTTTTATGCGCTGGCGTTTGTGACGCTGGCGGGCTTTAACCTGGCGAAATCTACCGCCCATGCCAAAGTTCTGAATTTCACCTCCAATCTGACCAGCCTGCTATTTTTTATCCTTGGCGGCAAAGTGGTATGGAGCGTTGGGCTGGTCATGCTGCTGGGATCGGTGTGCGGTGCCCGGTTGGGCGCGCGCATGGTGCTGGCGCGCGGGCAGACGCTGATCCGCCCGATGGTGGTTATCGTGGCAGTAGTGATGAGCAGCAAGCTGCTGTATGAAGATTACGGTGCGGCTATCGGCCAGTGGCTGAGTCACTTCGGCTGA
- the mepA gene encoding penicillin-insensitive murein endopeptidase, which translates to MKKRLLLLAGLLLGSSALAATPWQRITHPIPGSPQAIGAFANGCIVGAEALPLNNPAYQVMRQDQRRYYGHPDLVLFIQRLTTQVHNLGLGQVLIGDMGMAAGGRFSSGHASHQSGLDVDIWLQLPKSRWTPQMLLKPQPLDLVSVDGKRVVARHWQPEIASLIKLAAKDDEVTRIFVNPAIKKQLCADAGSDRDWLRKVRPWFGHRAHMHVRLRCPPESLECEEQAPPPPGDGCGAELESWFIPKKPGSGTPVKRTPPPLPPSCQALLDKHLL; encoded by the coding sequence ATGAAAAAGAGGCTACTTCTGCTGGCGGGGCTGCTGCTTGGCAGCTCCGCGCTGGCCGCCACGCCGTGGCAACGTATTACCCATCCCATTCCCGGCTCGCCGCAGGCGATTGGCGCTTTCGCCAACGGCTGCATCGTTGGTGCCGAGGCATTGCCGCTGAATAATCCCGCTTATCAGGTGATGCGCCAGGATCAACGCCGTTACTATGGTCATCCCGATCTGGTGTTGTTTATTCAGCGGCTGACCACGCAGGTACATAATCTGGGGCTGGGGCAGGTACTGATTGGCGATATGGGCATGGCGGCTGGCGGGCGCTTTAGCAGCGGTCACGCCAGCCATCAGAGCGGGCTGGATGTGGATATCTGGCTGCAACTGCCGAAAAGCCGCTGGACGCCGCAAATGCTGCTGAAACCGCAGCCGCTCGATCTGGTCAGCGTGGACGGCAAGCGTGTAGTGGCGCGCCACTGGCAGCCGGAGATTGCCAGCCTGATTAAGCTGGCAGCAAAAGATGATGAGGTAACGCGCATCTTCGTTAATCCAGCGATTAAAAAGCAGCTGTGCGCCGATGCGGGCAGCGATCGCGACTGGCTGCGTAAGGTGCGCCCGTGGTTCGGCCATCGTGCGCACATGCATGTGCGTCTGCGCTGTCCGCCGGAAAGCCTGGAGTGTGAGGAGCAGGCGCCGCCGCCGCCGGGTGACGGCTGTGGTGCCGAACTGGAAAGCTGGTTTATTCCGAAAAAACCGGGTAGCGGCACGCCGGTAAAACGTACGCCGCCGCCGTTACCGCCGTCCTGTCAGGCGCTGCTGGATAAACATCTACTTTAG
- the sixA gene encoding phosphohistidine phosphatase SixA, with translation MQVFIMRHGDAALEAASDSVRPLTHCGCDESRQMANWLNSQTLGIERVLVSPYLRAEQTLMTVREALPLPPEQEVLPELTPGGDPALVACYLQALAKEGVASVLVISHLPLVGYLVSELCPQEPPPMFATSAIACIDFDADKSEGSLKWQISPSKLAKAM, from the coding sequence ATGCAAGTTTTTATCATGCGTCACGGCGACGCTGCACTTGAGGCAGCCAGTGATTCGGTACGGCCTCTTACCCATTGCGGCTGTGATGAATCGCGCCAGATGGCCAACTGGCTGAACAGCCAGACTCTGGGTATAGAACGGGTGCTGGTCAGCCCTTATTTACGGGCAGAACAGACGTTAATGACGGTACGCGAGGCTTTGCCGCTGCCGCCGGAGCAGGAAGTATTGCCTGAGCTGACGCCCGGTGGCGATCCGGCACTGGTTGCCTGTTATTTACAGGCGCTGGCAAAAGAGGGCGTTGCTTCCGTGCTGGTGATTTCACACCTTCCTCTGGTCGGCTATCTGGTTTCGGAACTTTGCCCGCAGGAACCGCCGCCGATGTTTGCCACTTCCGCCATCGCCTGCATCGATTTCGATGCGGATAAAAGCGAAGGCAGCTTAAAGTGGCAGATCAGTCCTTCCAAACTGGCGAAAGCGATGTAA
- the smrB gene encoding endonuclease SmrB gives MKKKEQLSDDDKALFRQLMTGTRKLKQDTMVHKPMRKKAEVSLKRQLSEQADNSHYFSDEFQPLLAEDGPVRYVRSDVSHYELKKLRRGDYTPEIFLDLHGLTQQQAKQELGALIAACRREHIFCASVMHGHGKHILKQQTPLWLAQHPDVMAFHQAPKMFGGDAALLVLIEVEEWQPPELP, from the coding sequence ATGAAGAAAAAAGAGCAGCTCAGCGATGACGATAAAGCGCTGTTTCGCCAGCTGATGACCGGCACCCGTAAGCTGAAGCAGGATACGATGGTGCATAAGCCCATGCGTAAAAAAGCGGAGGTGTCGCTGAAGCGCCAGCTGTCGGAGCAGGCGGATAACAGCCACTACTTTTCGGACGAATTTCAGCCGCTGCTGGCGGAGGATGGCCCGGTGCGCTATGTACGCAGCGATGTCAGCCACTATGAACTGAAGAAGCTGCGGCGCGGCGACTATACGCCGGAAATATTTCTCGATCTGCACGGACTAACGCAGCAGCAGGCGAAGCAGGAGCTGGGGGCGCTCATCGCCGCCTGTCGTCGCGAACATATTTTTTGCGCCAGCGTGATGCACGGGCACGGTAAACATATTCTGAAGCAGCAGACGCCGCTGTGGCTGGCACAGCACCCGGACGTCATGGCCTTTCATCAGGCACCAAAAATGTTCGGCGGCGATGCGGCCCTGCTGGTGCTGATAGAAGTGGAAGAGTGGCAGCCGCCAGAGTTACCCTGA